The proteins below come from a single Solea senegalensis isolate Sse05_10M linkage group LG2, IFAPA_SoseM_1, whole genome shotgun sequence genomic window:
- the LOC122783445 gene encoding gamma-crystallin M2-like, whose protein sequence is MSSKIIFYEDRNFQGRSYECDSDCPDTDPHFSRCNSVKVESGCWVLYEKSNYGGYQYVLTRGEYPDYQRWMGFNDTIRSCRTFSHTSEGSYRMRIYERPNFQGQMMEFSEDCESVQDHFRSRDVHSCNVMEGYWTMYEHANYRGRQYFLRPGEYRKFSDWGATCATTGSFRKITEF, encoded by the exons ATGAGCAGTAAG ATCATATTTTACGAGGACAGAAACTTCCAGGGCCGCTCGTATGAGTGCGACAGCGACTGCCCCGACACCGACCCACACTTCAGCCGCTGCAACTCCGTCAAGGTGGAGAGCGGCTGCTGGGTCCTGTACGAGAAGTCCAACTACGGCGGCTACCAGTACGTCCTGACCCGTGGAGAGTATCCCGACTACCAGCGCTGGATGGGCTTCAACGACACCATCCGCTCCTGCCGCACCTTCTCACAT ACCAGCGAGGGTTCGTACCGCATGCGCATCTACGAGCGGCCCAACTTCCAGGGCCAGATGATGGAGTTCAGCGAGGACTGCGAGTCGGTGCAGGATCACTTCCGCAGCCGTGACGTCCACTCCTGCAACGTCATGGAGGGATACTGGACCATGTACGAACACGCCAACTACCGCGGCCGCCAGTACTTCCTGAGGCCCGGGGAGTATCGCAAGTTCAGTGACTGGGGGGCGACCTGCGCCACCACCGGGTCGTTCCGCAAAATCACAGAGTTTTAA
- the LOC122784972 gene encoding gamma-crystallin M3-like encodes MAKIIFYEGRNFEGRHYECMSDCADLHSMFERCRSVRVESGMFVIYDRPGYTGNQLFMRRGEYPDYRSMSTMNDCVRSCRVVPMHSGTFRMRLYAHFDMRGETMELTDDCPNLMERFRMSNFNSCNVVDGHWLLYEQPRYRGRHYYLRPGMYRSFSDWSGSNSRISSVRRLMDL; translated from the exons ATGGCAAAG ATCATCTTCTACGAGGGCAGGAACTTTGAAGGCCGTCACTACGAGTGCATGAGTGACTGCGCCGACCTCCACTCCATGTTCGAGCGCTGCCGCTCCGTCAGGGTGGAGAGTGGCATGTTCGTGATCTACGACCGTCCTGGTTACACGGGAAACCAGTTGTTCATGAGGAGGGGGGAGTATCCGGACTACCGGAGCATGTCCACCATGAACGACTGCGTCAGGTCCTGTCGCGTGGTCCCCATG CACAGCGGCACCTTCAGGATGAGACTGTACGCGCACTTCGACATGAGAGGTGAGACGATGGAGCTGACGGACGACTGTCCCAACCTCATGGAGCGTTTCAGAATGTCCAACTTCAACTCCTGCAACGTGGTGGATGGCCACTGGCTTCTGTACGAACAGCCCCGCTACAGGGGGCGCCACTACTACTTGAGGCCCGGCATGTACAGGAGCTTCAGTGACTGGAGCGGCAGCAACTCCAGGATCAGCTCCGTCAGGCGTCTCATGGATCTCTAA